From the genome of Alicyclobacillus sp. SO9:
CAGGTTTTTTGATGGAGAAGGAAATTGCGGTTATGGGGGAAGCGTTGGCTAATCCTGATCGTCCCTTTGCAGCCGTTATTGGCGGTGCCAAAGTATCTGACAAAATTGGAGTCATTGAAAACCTGTTGGACAAGGTCAACCAAATTTTGATTGGCGGCGGAATGGCCAATACGTTTTTGAAGGCTCAAGGTAAACAGCTTGCCCAATCGCTAGTTGAAGAAGATGCGCTCACTACAGCTTCTACATTACTCAAAGCGGCTGAAGCCAAAGGATGTGAGTTTTTACTTCCCACCGATTTGGTCGTGGCAGAGAGTTTCGACAAGAACGCTGCATACGAAACCTATGCCGTCGATGCTATGCCTGAACAGGGGATGGCTCTCGATATTGGACCGGAAACTGCCAAGCGCTACCAGTCCGTCATCGAAGCGGCGAAGACGGTCGTCTGGAACGGCCCCATGGGCGTCTTTGAAATGCCTTCATTTGCAGTGGGTACCAAAGCGATTGCAGAGGCTATGGCAAAAGTCGACGGGACTACGATTGTAGGCGGCGGAGACTCCGTGGCTGCAGTTGAAGAAATGGGCCTGGGGAACAAAATGTCCCATGTTTCAACAGGCGGCGGCGCTTCCTTGGAATTTCTTGAAGGCAAAGATTTGCCAGGCGTAGAAGCTCTTACAGACAGGTAATTGGTTCGGTTTTAGCTTGCATCCTGGTTTAGCACCAAAGACTCACAGGAAAAATTCAAAGGAGGACTGCTGCGTGGCGAGAAAACCTTTGTTAATGGGGAATTGGAAGATGAATAAAACCGTTGCAGAGGCTCGTGAGTTTGCCGAGCAACTTGGACAACAGTCGCAAAGCCTGTGCAACGATGCGGACTATGCTGTCTGCGCCCCTTTCACAAGCTTACATATTCTTCGTGTGATGCTGCCGGCCAATGTGAAACTGGGGGCACAGAACGTACACTTTGAAGAACACGGTGCATATACCGGCGAAATTTCCGCGTCTATGTTGAAAGAGTTTGAGACAGTCTATGTGTTGGCAGGTCACTCAGAACGCAGACAACTCTTTGGAGAGACCGACGAAATCATCGCCAAGAAAGTAAAGGCCATACTCAGTCAGCAAATGACGCCCGTGCTTTGCGTCGGTGAAGTGCTCGACCAACGAGATGCGGGGAAGACTTTGGATGTAGTTCGGAATCAGTTGAACAAGGGACTGGCCGAACTAACCGAAGCAGAAATAGGCCGCTGCGTCGTGGCTTACGAGCCAGTTTGGGCAATCGGCACAGGCCGTACCGCCACGTCCGAGCAAGCTGAAGAAGTCATAGCGGAGTTGCGCGCCGCTCTCCGTCAAAAAGTCGGTGCTACAGCAGACGACATTCGCATTCTTTATGGCGGCAGTGTCAAACCCGCCAATGTAGCTGAACTGTGCTCACAGCCGAATATTGACGGTGGACTTGTCGGTGGAGCCAGCCTGCAGGCGGATTCTTTTGCGCAAATGGCGGCTGAAATTTGTAAGGGGGTGTAACCCATGGACAACGCAGACTTTACACGTCAGAAGGCGCCTGGGACGAGCCCGGTTGCGCTTATCATCCTAGACGGCTTTGGCATGCGTGATACGGTCGTCGGAAACGCAGTCGCTCAAGCTAACAAGCCAGTTTTTGATGGTATCTGGAAGGAGTATCCGCACAATTATCTACGTGCCAGTGAGTTAGCTGTGGGATTGCCTGAAGGACAGTTCGGAAACTCGGAAGTCGGACACTCAAATATCGGGGCAGGCCGCATTTTATATCAGGACTTGACCCGTCTGAACGAAGATGTGAAGACAGGTGGATTTTACGAGAATCCAGTTTTGAAGCAAGCCGTCAACCACGCGTCGGAGCATAACAGCAGTCTTCATCTCTTGGGTCTTGCGTCTAACGGCGGCGTGCACAGTCATATCCGGCACTTGTACGCATTGCTAAAACTTGCAAAGAATAGCGGACTGAAGAAGGTCTATGTGCACGTTGTGACAGACGGCCGCGATGTATCTCCCACATCTGGAATCGACTTTGTACGCAATTTACAGCAACAGATGGATGAAATTGGTGTGGGTCAGATTGCGTCTATTGTGGGCCGGTATTATGCAATGGACAGGGATAATCGCTGGGAGCGCACCGAACTGGCATACAGAGCCATGGTTTACGGCGATGGCAAGAAAATGACAGACGCGGTTCAGGGCGTTCAAGAAAGCTATGATGCGCATGTGACAGACGAATTTATTAAGCCCATTGTCATGACAGATGAGAACGGCAATCCGGTGGGTCAAATCAAGAGTGACGACGCCGTCATTATGTTCAACTTCCGTCCTGACAGAGCAATTCAGATTTCTCGAGCTTTCACCAACGAAGACTTTCGCGAATTTGACAGAGGAGCGGATTCCCCTCATGTCTACTATGTTTGTATGACAAAGTTCAGTGAGTCCGTCAATGCAGACGTCGCCTACAAGCCCGTCAGTCTGGACAATACTATGGGAGAGGTCCTGGCTCAAAATGGACTAACCCAACTGCGGGTCGCAGAAACTGAAAAGTACCCTCATGTCACATTCTTTTTCTCGGGTGGACGGGAAGCAGAATTTCCTGGGGAAGAACGCGTTTTAATTCCTTCGCCCAAGGTCGCAACCTATGACCTGCAGCCTGAAATGAGCGCTTACAAAGTGGCGGATGCCGCAGCCAAGCGAATCAAATCAGGGGATATTGACGTAATGATTCTCAACTTCGCCAACCCGGATATGGTTGGACATACGGGTAGTCTGGAAGCTGCCATTAAAGCTGTAGAAGCGGTGGATACATGCCTTGGAACAGTCCTGGAGGCCATCGAAGAGCAGGGTGGGGTCGCCTTAGTTACGGCCGATCACGGTAATGCCGACATCATGATTGACGACAAGGGTGATGTCTGCACAACACATACCCTCAGTCTCGTACCGCTGGTGGTGACGAAGCGCGGTGTCACTGTGCAAGAAGGCATACTGGCAGACCTGGCTCCCACAATGCTGAAGCTCTTGGGAGTAGCACAGCCTGAAGAAATGACGGGCAAACCGCTGATTTAAGTAATAGCGCTGATTTAAGTAATGGCGAGGTAAGACCGGTATGGTGCAGATTCCGCCTCCGTGCCATAATAAGGGGCGGTACATAACCGGATAGTTGAGAAGGATGCAAAGGTCTTAAAAAATACACTGCGAAGGAGAATGCCTGATGTCCGAGATTTTTGATATTCATGCAAGAGAAGTCCTTGATTCTCGTGGAAATCCTACTGTAGAAGTTGAAGTTGAACTAGACAGCGGTGCTGTAGGACGTGCAATTGTGCCGTCTGGTGCATCTACGGGTGCCCATGAGGCTGTCGAGCTGCGAGATGGAGACAAGAATAGGTTCAATGGCAAAGGTGTGAAAAAGGCAGTTGCCAACGTGAACGAAATTATCACACCGGAGTTGGTGGGTGAAGAATCTACTGAACAAGTAGACATCGATGAAGCACTGATTGCTCTTGACGGAACCGACAACAAAGGAAAACTGGGTGCCAATGCGATTTTGGGTGTCTCCATGGCTGTTGCAAGGGCTAGCGCCGCAGAACTGGGATTGCCTTTGTATCGCTATCTTGGCGGGACGTACAGTAAGGTACTGCCTACACCCATGATGAACATTCTGAACGGCGGCAAGCACGCAGATAATACTGTGGATATCCAGGAATTTATGATTGTCCCCCATGGCGCAGAAAGCTTCCGTGAAGCACTGCGGATGGGCGCAGAAGTGTACCATAGTCTGAAGAAGGTTTTGAGTGCAAAGGGCCTCGAAACCACCGTTGGCGACGAAGGCGGATTTGCTCCGAATCTGAAAACCAATGAAGAAGCGATTGTGGCAATTGTGGATGCCATTGAGAAAGCGGGCTATAAGCCAGGAGAGCACGTCTCCATTGCTCTGGATGTAGCGTCTACGGAACTTTATGAAGACGGCAAGTACAACTTCAAGGGTGAGGGTGTCGTAAGAACAGCAGATGAGCTCATTAGCTACTACGAGTCCCTCGTGTCCCGTTATCCCATTGTCTCTTTGGAAGACGGTTTGGCCGAAGATGACTGGGACGGTTGGCAAAAACTCACCACGGCTCTTGGCAGTAAGGTTCAGCTCGTTGGCGACGATTTGTTTGTGACCAATACTAAACGATTAAGACAAGGCATAGAGTCTAAAGTAGGCAACTCCATTCTCATTAAGGTAAATCAGATTGGAACCTTGACAGAGACATTTGCGTGTGTTGATATGGCAACCAGGGCAGGTTACAGCTCAGTGATTTCGCACCGATCAGGTGAGACCGAAGACACCACAATTTCGGACATTTCTGTCGCACTGAATACCGGTCAAATCAAAACCGGTGCTCCAACCAGAACAGACCGAGTTGCGAAATACAATCAACTGCTTCGTATTGAGGAGATGCTTGGTGCCAGTGCCACTTATGCAGGTCTATCCACATTTGTCCGCTCGGCCAATTCGTGATAGACTTAATCTCACGTATGCGGGGACGAGTGGAGGTGACACGGGATGTTAACGGCTGCCAAGATTGTCTTGGTCATCCTATGTGTCTTGTTGATAACAGTGATTTTGTTCCAATCTGGACGAAGTGCAGGACTGTCCGGAGTCATCACAGGAGGTGCAGACCAGTCCGTAAATAGGAAGTCGAGAGGACTGGATTCCTTCCTTGCCAAAGTCACTGTGGTCATTGCAGTTCTGTTTTTTGCAACGACACTTTTTATTGCTTATATGTTTACGCACACACTCTAAGAGAAAGGCGTCGTCCTCGCAGGTCGGCGCCTTTCCTGCGGCTATTGTGGACAAGGCGAATGGCAGGTACATATGACGGTACATGCAATTTCTATTTGAACTGCAGGATTTGGAAATTGACGAGGATGGACGCCGGGAAGTACACTCGCAGAGTCTCGAGATTTCTTGTGTTCACAGGAACAACCGTGGGAGGAACGTAGCATGGGCAAAGACGCGTGTATCCTTGTGCACGGATTTACAGGGAGCCCAGAGGAATTAGAACCCTTAGCCAGTGTGTTGGAGAAATCCGGATACCAGGTTCTGTTGCCAGTTCTCGCAGGGCACTGCGGAACCAAGGAAGACCTGAAGAAAGCCACGGCTGTCGGATGGATACGGGGTGTAGAAGAAACCCTGAAGGAAGCTATGCACCAGTACGAAAAAGTACATTTAATCGGATTTTCTGCAGGTGCTATGGTCTGCGCAGTTTTAGCCGCAAAATACCCCGTTGAATCGGTCACCATGTTGGCTCCAGCAGTGTACTACCTTGGCTCAAAGCAAACGTTTCGAGAAATGGCCAACCTGATTAAGGCAACATGGAACTCCAATGGCTTCTCTCGTGATGACCTCAAAACGCGGATGGATAAAATGTCTCAGGTTCCTCTTAAGAGTGTTCAGCAGATGCGGCGCCTAGTCACCAGAGGAAAGGCAGCTCTTCCTGATATATCGCAGCCAGTGTGCATTATACAGGGCCGCCAGGACGAAATTGTAGAACCAAGAGGTGCTGAATACGCCCACGCGACCGTCTCTTCATTTATTAAAGAGATTCACTATTTAGAAAATTCCGGTCATATGCTTTGTCTCGAAGGAGACCGAAACAAGGTGCAACAGTACGTATTAGACTTCCTTGACAGTCTGCAAGTGGAGCAACAGCGGAATTCGTCTTAAGTTGACGTTGATGTTGTTAAGGTTGTCAGGACCGGATGGGTGCGGGCGTTAAGGTGAGGCAGTTGGAGTTAATACGGTTAGAGTTGGTGCGGTGAGTCAGGGAGGGTGCGGTTCAGGTGGGGCTGTTAGAGTTGGTACGGGGTGAGTTGGTGAGGGCGGTTTAGTGCCTGAAAAGATCCCTATTCACCGTAACGGCTGTGGGATTGTGATCCCAATGATCTCTAATGCCACCTTGCCGAAGAGATTAGTGTCATAAATGGACACTAATCTCGGCAGCGTCAAAAGGGTGCGGGGGTGTTAAGGAGCAAAGGGATCCCTATTTTGGAGGACCTGTTGGTGATAGTGATCGAAACCATCACTATTGTCTGGGAGGTATCAAAATAGGGAGCGAAACGATCACTAAGCCACAATCTTCCTCATATCTTCCTCATATCTTCCTTATATCTTCCTCATATCATTCCTCGAATCGAAGCAGTTTTCAATTTTCCACCAATCTCTAGTTGGAAGTTGCGTTCCTTTTTACCACATTAGCTTTTCGTCGATGTCATCAGAGACCGCGCACCGGCTCTGCTGTGCATCGAACTGGATGTAACAGTATTCAAAGTTAATAAATTCCTCTATTCTGCTCATGTCTTGTTCAAACCCGTTAAATCCTGTCGATCCCGCTGCCGTGGCAGGCTGGCAGGACTGGCGTGCGGCAGTTAGTGATCGCCGTAGTCCTTAATGGTGCTGGCCCAATGGGATTGGGATCTCAATGATCCTTAATGCTCCGTGCCCGGGAACGTTATTGTCATAAATGCTCCCTAATGTGGGAGACGGCAGAAAGGAGGGTAGGTAATAGGGAGCAACGGGATCACTATTCAAGACGGTCCGCTTGCAATAGTGATCGAATGGATCACTATTCTTTGGCGCGCTTAGTGATAGGGAGCAAAAGGATCCCTATCACTAAGCGCACTGGACAGGAGAACTGAGCCCGGACGAAGAACCTTAGAGCGACGCTCAGCTGCGTTCAGCACCATCTTCCTCCACTCCATTTCCGAAAGTGTATTTGTCCATGGCCAAACCCGCTCTTTGCTTTTTTGACATTATGGTATAAAGTGGACGCTTAGAGTATTGTCAAGCTGTGCCTGGAAACAATGATAGTAAGACAGCGCTGAAGACAGCAGTTGCTTGCTGCGCGAGTAATTGTAGACCCTTGTTGTAGAAGTAAGTCCAGTTGCTTACTGGGAAAGTAAATCCAGGTGATCTACTGGAGAAGCGACGGCGGCTGCTTTACTGGAGAAGTACAGCAATGACGGTGACGTCAAAGTACAGGGCTAGTTCAGGCCAGCGTGAAAGCGGGAGTTGAGTGTATTGTTTGACCGTGAAACGGTTTTGGAATTTATGAGGCACGATGTGTACAGGCCTCTTACCGTGCAAGAACTGACAGAGGAATTTCAAGTGGAAGCGGCAGATGACTTCAAGGAGTTTGTACGGCTTTTGAATGAAATGGAGGATAACGGAGACGTTGTCCGGACCCGAACCAATCGCTACGGTGTGCCGGAGCGGATGAACCTTGTGGTGGGCAAGTTGCAGTTGAAAGCACGGGGGTTTGGGTTTCTGTCACCGGATCAATCCGATGAAGAAGACGTCTACGTCGCTGCCACCGATTTAAACGGGGCCATGAGCGGTGACCGAGTGATGGTGCGCATCGAAAAGCGGGCCTCAGGGAATCTGCGCGAGGGCCAGGTGATTCGGATATTGGAGCGGGCTCAACAGCGAGTCGTCGGTGTTTTTACCCGCCATCGGAACCACGCCTTTATTGCACCCATGGACAGGCGGTTCCCTCAAGATATTTTCATTGACAAGGACGACATGGCAGATGCCCATGACGGCTATGTTGTCGTTGTTGAAATTACGTCGTTTCCGACCGTAACCAGGGGGCCGGCAGGCAGGGTTGTAGAGGTTCTGGGTCATCCGGATGCACCAGGCATCGACATTTTAGCTGTGGTTCGCAAGTACGGTCTGGAGGAAACCTTCCCTGAAGACGTTCTGACCGCTGCTGAGGAAATTCCCTTGGAGTTGTCCGAGAAGGATTACGAAGGCCGCAGAGATTTGCGGGATGAGACTATTGTCACCATCGACGGCGAAGATGCCAAAGACTTGGATGATGCCGTTCACGTGCGGCTTCTGGAAAACGGAAATTATTTGCTTGGTGTCAGCATCGCGGACGTCGGCTATTACGTGAAGGAGAACGGTGTGCTCGACAGGGAGGCTTTGAGCCGTGGTACCAGTGTCTACCTGGTCGATCGCGTTATTCCCATGCTCCCCCAACGCCTCTCCAACAACATCTGCTCTCTGAATCCTCACATTGACAGGTTGACCATGACCTGTGAGATGGAGTGGACACCTGATGCTGAGTTGGTGCGGCACGACATTTACCCAAGTGTCATCCGGACAACGGAGCGTATGACCTATACCAATGTCAAGAAGATTCTCGCCGATCACGATGAAGCCGCTCGCCAAAGGTACCGCCCGCTGATTCCAATGTTTGAGCATATGGAAAAGTTGGCGTTGGTCTTGCGGGGTCGGCGGATGAAACGCGGCGCAGTCGACTTTGACTTTGACGAAATCAAGGTTGCCGTTGACAACCTCGGGCGTCCTATCGATATTGCTCCGCGCCAGCGATCGATTGCCGAACGCATCATTGAAGAGTTCATGCTCGCTGCCAACGAAACCGTTGCAGAGCACTTCCACTGGCTCAATGTACCATTTTTGTACCGTGTTCACGAAGAACCGGATGTCAGTAAGATGTCCGAGTTCAACGAGTTCATCCATAACTTCGGTTATCACGTAAAGGGCGTCGGGAACGTTGTGCATCCCCGTGCACTGCAGGAAGTCTTGGATAAAGTGCGGGGCAAACGCGAGGAGCGGGTGATTTCAACCTTAATGCTGCGATCGATGCGGCAAGCTCGCTATGCACCTGACTGTACAGGCCACTTTGGTCTTGCTGCTGACTACTATACCCACTTTACGTCACCCATTCGTCGTTATCCGGATCTTATGATTCACCGGATTATGCGTGAGATTCTCACGAAGGGCAAACTGTCCGAACAGCGGGAAGAGCAATTGCATGAAAAGGTTGACTACGCAGCCCTTCGTTCCAGTGACAGGGAGAGGAATGCGCAGGATGCTGAGCGCGAATGTGATCAACTCAAAATGGTCGAATACATGCAGCAGCACCTCGGTGAAGAATTCGATGGTCTCATCAGCGGTGTGACTCAGTTCGGTTTATTCATCCAGTTGAAGAACGGTGTGGAAGGCCTGATTCACATCAGTTACTTGACCGATGATTATTATGTTTTAAACGACAGGCAGATGGCTCTGGTGGGTGAGCGAAACCGACGTGTTTTCCGCCTCGGCGATCCCGTTCGCGTCAAAGTTGCCGCCGCCAACAAGGAAGCCCTCACCATCGACTTTGAGATGATGGAGCATTACAGAGAAGGTACAATGGTCTTTGCATCAGGGCAGGCCGTCGTCGAATACGACGAAGACTTGGGTCCCGAAGACAGAGAGCGCCGCGTTGCAGAGCGCGAATACCTCTCGCGGCCCCAGCGTCCCGGCAGAGGCGGCCGAGGACGCGACAGGTCTGCACGAGGTAGAGACGACCGAGACAGGAACGACAGCAGAGGCGGTCGGAGTCGAAGCCAAGGAAAACGGAACGGACCCGGAACCCGCAAGGGCTCAGCAACCCGGAGAGCAGGCGGGTTTGGTGCCGGGGATGACAGCCGCACAGGCAGCAGCCAGAGCAGCAGTAAAGGCAGTAGCAAGGGCCGAAAAGGAAAGTATACCAAGACCAGGTATGGAAAAGGCAAGGGCAAAGGTAGAAGTAAAGGTGCCGTAGAGACTTTGGACCATGACGTTGATGGTGCAGTGCCCGGGACTTCAGAAATTGAGAGTAAAGCCAAGTCCAGCCAAAAGAACGGAAAAAAAGGCAAGAAGAAGCGTAAAAAGAGCAAGAGCAAGGCAGCCAAGTCAGAGTGAGCTCGTAAAAGCTTGTAAAGGCTTGTAAAGGCTTGTAAAGGCCGAAGTCACCTCAAGTTGCATGGTCGGGAACCAGGTTGACGCTTTTGACCATTCCGCGGTATAATTGCAACCCGCCCCGAAGGCCATGACTGACTGCGTCGGTCATGTCGCCTGATGACAGGGCGGAAAAAGCAGGAAACGACGGAACGAATTTAGACTGTCGTAAAGTCGCCGCATGATGTAGAATAGAAGTGTAGCCAAGCGCAGTAAGTACTGTGTGCTACGCGTACTTCGTGCAAGGCAACAAACAGGCATTACAGGAATTACAAGCACTACGGTGTTTAACCAGTTACCACTTGTGCTCGAGCTGTACAGCTATGCTGGTGTTATGCAGTTGTGTTGTGCAGTGACGTCGAGCCTCATACATGGGGGCGTTTTGGATTCGACGGGGATTGTTTGAGCATGAATGGCGGGTCGTGGGGCTGCGAGGCCACGTAAAAAACGCAGACCTAAATGTAACTGGCAAAGCAAAAAGCTTTACCTCAAACAGCAATTTAGCCCTAGCTGCTTAATTGTAGTTAGGCCATCACATTGAGTGTCGCCCGTGCACACGCTGTGATGCCAACCTAGCGGGATAGCTGACGGTAGATGTTCGCGGACCGCCAGCGAAAAATCGCGAACTTACTCATGGCGGAGCGTGTGCGTCCGCGTCGTCTGAGGACATCTAGTAGGCGTACTACACCCGTAGAAGTTCATGTGGCGAGGTCTTCGGACGCGGGTTCGATTCCCGTCGCCTCCACCACACGAAAGCACCCGAAAGGGTGCTTTTTTCGTGTGGTGGAAGGGATGAGGCAGAAAGGCCGCCACGGGTTCAGTCCCGCGCGGACGAGCGGTCTGTGCGAGGAGCACGGCATCTGTTTCAGTCCGCTAAGGTTTGCATCGTGGAGTTGGCGTCCGCAGGCAAAAATTAATGGAGAAACGGATATTCCCGTCGCCTTCACCAAGGACGTGCCAGTGCATTCATAACTCCACCGCAAGATACACGAACTTCATGCCAGGAACCGACCCGACTTATATCAATCTACTCCACATTCGTTCGATTATGGCTAAACAAACACAGACCAGTCCGCGATTGCAAAAATCGTCTATACGCTCAATGACTTTCAGCTAGTGTCTAACAGCCAATCATCTGGAACTACATATTCGTATCATCGAAAAACTCTAGCGCCAGCTTCTCGAGTTCGCCGAGTTTTCGGAGCAAGTCGTCCTCTTCAATCATCCGTATTACTTTTTGCAGGACATTCTGTTGACTCTTACTGAATTTGAATACATTCTGAACCATTGCTTCTCCTTGCGAACTGAGAGAAAGTTCGGTGATTCGGCCATCGTCTGGATAGGGATGTTTCTGGATAACACCCGACTTAACAAGTCCCTTGACTAAAGTGGAGACGGAATTGTGGGACAAGCTAGTGCGTTTTGCAAGTTGCGTATACGAGAGTCTCGAACTGCTGAGTGCCAGTGCCCGGACCAAATAGTACTGAGCTTCAGTTAGACCAATACTCTTGCCAACTTTGGTTCGGATGCGTTCCTGTACTTTACAATAACGGCGCATGGCCATGTATAACTGAAATGGTAAGTCAGAATCAGTCGTTGAAACATTAATTTGTTGGTCGACATCGGACATGAAAATATCCTCCAATCCTTATGGGGTAACAGGGCGACATCATGACATCAGAAAATCTGTATTGCATATCAACATATCGTCCTGTAACACCAGCCCGGAACCATTGACCATCTGATGAAGAAGGCGTCTTGTCCTAAGATCTCTACCTTGTCTTGTCATCTCCAATACAAGAATCCCAATTCATGTGTAGCCAACTCATTACGTGAGGTTATCAAATAAGGCTTATTACTAATCTCGTTTGGACATATGTCGTTATTGATATTTTATAGTATAATTGTGCATGTCAAATATGTTCAACTGGGGTCGAAAGTGGTGTAACAAGTGAAGAATCATATCTGCAATTCCTACCTCCCTATGTGGACCACTCCAAGAGCAAGTGTGGAATTACTTTCGTGATAATCCCCCAACGTGTTGGAATAACCCGATAACCAAGAACGGATAACGACGTGCACTCATTAAAGGGGAGAAAAATGTGAAAAAACGCAAGCATTGGCTACGAAGTGGTGCTGCTCTTATGGCAGCTGGGTGGGTGATGCTGCTTACACCTGCACCATCCGCTTTTGCAGGCACAACGGTTTCTGCGCCTACGCAGACCACTAATCTCGGTGGAAAAACATATTACGAAATCACTTCGGTTGGACAACTAGAATACATCGATGAGCACCAGACTTCTACGTGGTTGTCTCGGAACTATTTGTTGATGAGCAATATTGACCTCAGTGGTTACAACTGGGTCCCGTTTGGGAGCAGCAGTATTTCATTTACCGGCACATTCGACGGTGGCGGCTATACGATATCCCATGTAACCATCAATAATAAGACGTTTTATACAGGTTTCTTCGGTTATATTCTT
Proteins encoded in this window:
- the pgk gene encoding phosphoglycerate kinase; its protein translation is MNKKTIRDVDWQGKRALVRVDFNVPMNGDTITDDTRIRAALPTIRYLIEEGAKVILMSHLGRPKGERMPEYSLQPVALHLMELLKEANVKYVRDCVGDDAESAAAAMENGDVLLLENLRYHKEETKNDESFAKQLAGLGDVYVNDAFGTAHRAHASTAGVAAYLPAVAGFLMEKEIAVMGEALANPDRPFAAVIGGAKVSDKIGVIENLLDKVNQILIGGGMANTFLKAQGKQLAQSLVEEDALTTASTLLKAAEAKGCEFLLPTDLVVAESFDKNAAYETYAVDAMPEQGMALDIGPETAKRYQSVIEAAKTVVWNGPMGVFEMPSFAVGTKAIAEAMAKVDGTTIVGGGDSVAAVEEMGLGNKMSHVSTGGGASLEFLEGKDLPGVEALTDR
- the tpiA gene encoding triose-phosphate isomerase codes for the protein MARKPLLMGNWKMNKTVAEAREFAEQLGQQSQSLCNDADYAVCAPFTSLHILRVMLPANVKLGAQNVHFEEHGAYTGEISASMLKEFETVYVLAGHSERRQLFGETDEIIAKKVKAILSQQMTPVLCVGEVLDQRDAGKTLDVVRNQLNKGLAELTEAEIGRCVVAYEPVWAIGTGRTATSEQAEEVIAELRAALRQKVGATADDIRILYGGSVKPANVAELCSQPNIDGGLVGGASLQADSFAQMAAEICKGV
- the gpmI gene encoding 2,3-bisphosphoglycerate-independent phosphoglycerate mutase codes for the protein MDNADFTRQKAPGTSPVALIILDGFGMRDTVVGNAVAQANKPVFDGIWKEYPHNYLRASELAVGLPEGQFGNSEVGHSNIGAGRILYQDLTRLNEDVKTGGFYENPVLKQAVNHASEHNSSLHLLGLASNGGVHSHIRHLYALLKLAKNSGLKKVYVHVVTDGRDVSPTSGIDFVRNLQQQMDEIGVGQIASIVGRYYAMDRDNRWERTELAYRAMVYGDGKKMTDAVQGVQESYDAHVTDEFIKPIVMTDENGNPVGQIKSDDAVIMFNFRPDRAIQISRAFTNEDFREFDRGADSPHVYYVCMTKFSESVNADVAYKPVSLDNTMGEVLAQNGLTQLRVAETEKYPHVTFFFSGGREAEFPGEERVLIPSPKVATYDLQPEMSAYKVADAAAKRIKSGDIDVMILNFANPDMVGHTGSLEAAIKAVEAVDTCLGTVLEAIEEQGGVALVTADHGNADIMIDDKGDVCTTHTLSLVPLVVTKRGVTVQEGILADLAPTMLKLLGVAQPEEMTGKPLI
- the eno gene encoding phosphopyruvate hydratase, encoding MSEIFDIHAREVLDSRGNPTVEVEVELDSGAVGRAIVPSGASTGAHEAVELRDGDKNRFNGKGVKKAVANVNEIITPELVGEESTEQVDIDEALIALDGTDNKGKLGANAILGVSMAVARASAAELGLPLYRYLGGTYSKVLPTPMMNILNGGKHADNTVDIQEFMIVPHGAESFREALRMGAEVYHSLKKVLSAKGLETTVGDEGGFAPNLKTNEEAIVAIVDAIEKAGYKPGEHVSIALDVASTELYEDGKYNFKGEGVVRTADELISYYESLVSRYPIVSLEDGLAEDDWDGWQKLTTALGSKVQLVGDDLFVTNTKRLRQGIESKVGNSILIKVNQIGTLTETFACVDMATRAGYSSVISHRSGETEDTTISDISVALNTGQIKTGAPTRTDRVAKYNQLLRIEEMLGASATYAGLSTFVRSANS
- the secG gene encoding preprotein translocase subunit SecG translates to MLTAAKIVLVILCVLLITVILFQSGRSAGLSGVITGGADQSVNRKSRGLDSFLAKVTVVIAVLFFATTLFIAYMFTHTL
- a CDS encoding carboxylesterase, whose translation is MGKDACILVHGFTGSPEELEPLASVLEKSGYQVLLPVLAGHCGTKEDLKKATAVGWIRGVEETLKEAMHQYEKVHLIGFSAGAMVCAVLAAKYPVESVTMLAPAVYYLGSKQTFREMANLIKATWNSNGFSRDDLKTRMDKMSQVPLKSVQQMRRLVTRGKAALPDISQPVCIIQGRQDEIVEPRGAEYAHATVSSFIKEIHYLENSGHMLCLEGDRNKVQQYVLDFLDSLQVEQQRNSS
- the rnr gene encoding ribonuclease R, with translation MFDRETVLEFMRHDVYRPLTVQELTEEFQVEAADDFKEFVRLLNEMEDNGDVVRTRTNRYGVPERMNLVVGKLQLKARGFGFLSPDQSDEEDVYVAATDLNGAMSGDRVMVRIEKRASGNLREGQVIRILERAQQRVVGVFTRHRNHAFIAPMDRRFPQDIFIDKDDMADAHDGYVVVVEITSFPTVTRGPAGRVVEVLGHPDAPGIDILAVVRKYGLEETFPEDVLTAAEEIPLELSEKDYEGRRDLRDETIVTIDGEDAKDLDDAVHVRLLENGNYLLGVSIADVGYYVKENGVLDREALSRGTSVYLVDRVIPMLPQRLSNNICSLNPHIDRLTMTCEMEWTPDAELVRHDIYPSVIRTTERMTYTNVKKILADHDEAARQRYRPLIPMFEHMEKLALVLRGRRMKRGAVDFDFDEIKVAVDNLGRPIDIAPRQRSIAERIIEEFMLAANETVAEHFHWLNVPFLYRVHEEPDVSKMSEFNEFIHNFGYHVKGVGNVVHPRALQEVLDKVRGKREERVISTLMLRSMRQARYAPDCTGHFGLAADYYTHFTSPIRRYPDLMIHRIMREILTKGKLSEQREEQLHEKVDYAALRSSDRERNAQDAERECDQLKMVEYMQQHLGEEFDGLISGVTQFGLFIQLKNGVEGLIHISYLTDDYYVLNDRQMALVGERNRRVFRLGDPVRVKVAAANKEALTIDFEMMEHYREGTMVFASGQAVVEYDEDLGPEDRERRVAEREYLSRPQRPGRGGRGRDRSARGRDDRDRNDSRGGRSRSQGKRNGPGTRKGSATRRAGGFGAGDDSRTGSSQSSSKGSSKGRKGKYTKTRYGKGKGKGRSKGAVETLDHDVDGAVPGTSEIESKAKSSQKNGKKGKKKRKKSKSKAAKSE
- a CDS encoding MarR family winged helix-turn-helix transcriptional regulator translates to MSDVDQQINVSTTDSDLPFQLYMAMRRYCKVQERIRTKVGKSIGLTEAQYYLVRALALSSSRLSYTQLAKRTSLSHNSVSTLVKGLVKSGVIQKHPYPDDGRITELSLSSQGEAMVQNVFKFSKSQQNVLQKVIRMIEEDDLLRKLGELEKLALEFFDDTNM